Sequence from the Pseudobacteroides sp. genome:
GTCTTAGGTTCCCAAACATGCAAATTGCAAGAGCCTGGGTTCCGGATACAATATTGTGCCTTACAAGAGCATCCTCAGCCTTGAAAACTTCTGCATAAACACTGTCCAGAACATCCCTGCCTCTATCGTCATAGCCATAGCCTGTTGTTCCCCCAAAATGAGAGTCACTCACATTGTTTGACTGCATGGCTTTAATTACTTTTAGCTGATTATATTCTCTGATGGATTCTATTGATTTAAATGTTCTTTCAATTTCCTTCTCAGCCATATTTGATATTCTAAGTACACTATCATCAATACCAAATTCATTCTTCAAAAATGCTTCAGATTTAAAACTCATCTTTTCCACTCACTTTCAGTTTTTGCAAAGATATTTTTCATAATGCCCTATTCATTTTATACAAGAGAAAGGCCAATTTCAACCATAAAATAAACTTTCACTGCATATTGCTTGCCTTAATGAGCTGCTTAACCTTATAATTAGAAATGATTAAAAATATTAATACTTAGAAAATTAAGCGTTTATCAATAATTCAATTGAAAGGTGATCTGATTTGATTTTAAAATACACAGCTGCATCTGATGATGCCGGCAAAAAGCTTAAGGTTATATTAAAGAGTAAAATGAGTCTGTCCGAAAGGTTGATTAAAAGGCTTAAAAATGCCAGCAAAATATATGTTGACTGTTCTTTAAAGTTTGTGAACCACATAGTATCTGAAGGTGAAACGGTGGAAGTTCACATCGACTTTGAGGAGACCGCAGAGGATATTATCCCTGAAGATATACCCTTGGATATAATTTATGAAGATGAGTACCTTATTGCAATAAATAAGCAGCCGGGTATTGTAGTACACCCCACATGCAGTCATCCCACAGGAACTATAGCCAATGGTGTAATGCTTCATTTTCTAAAAAACAACCAATATAAGAAGATTCGTCCTGTGAGCAGGCTAGACAGAGATACCTCAGGTGTCATAGTTTTTGCAAAAAATGAGTTCATACAGGAAGCTCTCATAAAACAAATGCACCATAATAGCTATATCAAGGAATATATAGGCATTGTTTCAGGTATAGTAGAAAGCACTTCAGGCACAATCGATCTTCCAATAGCAAGGAAACCAGGCAGCATAATGTTAAGGCATATATCTGAGGACGGCGTAAAATCGGTAACACATTATGCCGTTTTAAAACACCTTACCGATGCAACCCTTCTTAAATTTAACCTGGAAACAGGCCGTACCCATCAGATTAGAGTCCATTGCCAGGCTATAGGACATCCCTTAATTGGAGATACCTTATACTCTGACCTCATCAGCCCATTTATAGATAGGCAAGCACTCCATTCCCATGAAACCACCTTTAATCATCCGATTCATAATCATCCGGTTCATCTGAAGGCAAATATTCCCCAGGATATTAATAAACTTATCATTTCCAAAACGCCTTAGACTTTATTCGATTTCCAGTCCTTCATAGAGTATCCTTGTGTCGGGAAATGAATTGCAATTATTTACATATTTTAGCACTAATGCTATTATATAAACGTACCAATCAACCATAAAAATATTAAAGAGTTATTAAACTTAAATTTTAATAAAATAAATTTGTAAATGTATATGATTATTACAAAGCATTTAGTACTATACAGGTCGGAGGCACAAAATGGATGTACTGAAAGAGCGATACTCAATAACTGAATTAAGCCAATATTTAAATGTAACAGATCATACTCTTAGGTATTACGAAAAGGAATTTTTAATAAAAGTTCCCAAGGATGACCGCGGAAGAAGGTATTACAATACTGATCTTGCAAATGTTATGTATCAAATAAAAACAATGAGGGATGAAGGCCTTGAAATTAAAGCTATAAGGAAGATTTTGCAAAGGGATAACATAATACAGGAACCGGAGGTAATTACCCCTGAAGTTTCTCTGACTGTTCCCTATCAAATCAACGAAACCGCATATGCCGAGTTTAAAAGTATTTTTCTAACGCTTAAGGATGAAATTTCATGTACTGTCACCAATGAATTTGCTTTGACCAAGGAGCATATATCAAAGGAATTGACAAAAAATAAATTGGAGCTTGGTGCATGCATTGAAAACAATATGAGAAAGCTGGAAACAAAAATGGAAAAGCATTTTCAGGATGTTGACGATTGCTTGACAAAATGGAGAAAAAGAAACCAGCCAGGTTTATTTAAAAAGCTTATTGGCAAAGCATTTCAAAAAAATATTTTTTAGATTGACACAACCCCTTTATATTAATTAATTATATTGATTATACTGCAATAACTATTTAATATGCTAAAATCCATTATTGCAGTATAATCTACTGATTTATTGTACATACAACATATCCCAAACCTGCACACCTGATTTCATTTTGTAAAATTCCCCCAACTCATCATCGTAAATAAGGAGTACTCTGCTACTTGGTGAGCTTGAATCAGAGTTTTTGTCAAATGCGTCAATTATATAATATGGATTCTTAACTTTAATAATGGTATTAATTATAATATTGTCCTTCAAAAACGATTTATTACCATCCTTGAACTTATACAACTGGTATGATCGACTTTCTTTATTTAAGCCGCCTATAAAGAGACTGTCATCAAGCTTCTGCCAATAGTCTACATCATAGTTGCCCAGTTGTTCTAAAAGTTCGGATTTGAAAGAGTAAACCTTGTTTCTTTGACCTGAG
This genomic interval carries:
- a CDS encoding RluA family pseudouridine synthase; protein product: MILKYTAASDDAGKKLKVILKSKMSLSERLIKRLKNASKIYVDCSLKFVNHIVSEGETVEVHIDFEETAEDIIPEDIPLDIIYEDEYLIAINKQPGIVVHPTCSHPTGTIANGVMLHFLKNNQYKKIRPVSRLDRDTSGVIVFAKNEFIQEALIKQMHHNSYIKEYIGIVSGIVESTSGTIDLPIARKPGSIMLRHISEDGVKSVTHYAVLKHLTDATLLKFNLETGRTHQIRVHCQAIGHPLIGDTLYSDLISPFIDRQALHSHETTFNHPIHNHPVHLKANIPQDINKLIISKTP
- a CDS encoding MerR family transcriptional regulator, which produces MDVLKERYSITELSQYLNVTDHTLRYYEKEFLIKVPKDDRGRRYYNTDLANVMYQIKTMRDEGLEIKAIRKILQRDNIIQEPEVITPEVSLTVPYQINETAYAEFKSIFLTLKDEISCTVTNEFALTKEHISKELTKNKLELGACIENNMRKLETKMEKHFQDVDDCLTKWRKRNQPGLFKKLIGKAFQKNIF